From the Candidatus Micrarchaeia archaeon genome, the window CGGTTGCAGGCAAGAAGCTCTCGGCCGAAGCCGCGCTCTTTTCAGAGAGTGCCGGCAGGTTCGTGGTGAGCGTGAAGAGGAAAAACGAAAAGGCGTTTGCGAAGGCGATGCGCGGGGTGCCGCTTGCAAGGATTGGCGAGGCAAAGGCGGCAGGCAGCCTGGTGGCGGCCCTGAGGGGCGCAAAGGTTCTCGACGTGCCGCTTACTTCGCTTCTCGCCTCATTCAAAGGCGCAATGGACTGGTAGGTAATCTTCATGAAATCAAAAACCATTCTGAAAGCAGTGGAGGTTGAAGGGAGAAAGCCAAAATGCCTGGTTCTCTCTGGCTTTGGCCTTAATGCCGAAGCCGAGCTTGCGTACGCGTTCTCGCTTGCAGGCGCGGACGCGAAAATAGTGCATTTTTCAGACATCGCGTCAGGCGCGTCGAAGCTTGAGGATTACCAGATGTTCGCAATCCCGGGCGGCTGGTCGTTTGCGGATGAAATATCGTCGGGCAGGATTCTTGCGAACAAGCTGGGGAGCGCTTTCCGCGGGCAGTTTCTGTCGTTTGCAAAGAGCGGGAAGCCAATGCTTGGCATATGCAACGGTTTTCAGACGCTGGTGAAGCTGGGCGCGCTTCCGAACATCGGGCTTTCGTTTTCGCAGGAAGTGACCCTCCTGAGAAATGCGCGCGGAAGGTTCGAGAACCGCTGGGTCTACCTGAAGCCACAAAAGTCCGCCTGCAGGTATTTTGACGGGGTCGAATTCATCCACTGCCCGGTGAGGCACGGCGAGGGGCAGTTCATCCCAAAGGACAACGGAACGCTTACGCAGCTTGACAAAAAGGGGCTCATCGCATTGAGGTATGTCGGCAAGGATATGAAAGAGGGGGAGTATCCGGTGAACCCGAACGGCTCGGTGCAGTCGATTGCCGCAATCTGCGACACCACGGGCAGGATTCTTGCGATGATGCCGCACCCTGAGTGCTCGGTCCTGCGCACACATTTCCCGAATTTCCTCTCAGGGGTTTCATATGAGAAGAACAGCATCCGGCTGTTCTCAAACATGGTTTCGGCTGCGAAGGAATATGTCTAGTTTTCCATTTGTGCATCTAGCTAATTTTTTAAAAAATTACGCTCCCATCGGGACAGAGATATTAACTT encodes:
- a CDS encoding phosphoribosylformylglycinamidine synthase subunit PurQ, with amino-acid sequence MKSKTILKAVEVEGRKPKCLVLSGFGLNAEAELAYAFSLAGADAKIVHFSDIASGASKLEDYQMFAIPGGWSFADEISSGRILANKLGSAFRGQFLSFAKSGKPMLGICNGFQTLVKLGALPNIGLSFSQEVTLLRNARGRFENRWVYLKPQKSACRYFDGVEFIHCPVRHGEGQFIPKDNGTLTQLDKKGLIALRYVGKDMKEGEYPVNPNGSVQSIAAICDTTGRILAMMPHPECSVLRTHFPNFLSGVSYEKNSIRLFSNMVSAAKEYV